The Commensalibacter nepenthis genome has a window encoding:
- the thrS gene encoding threonine--tRNA ligase gives MLSITLPDGSIRQYEGTVTGLTIAQSIGAGLAKAALAMEVDGKLVDLSLEITEDSSVKFVTRKDEAALELIRHDAAHILAQAVQELYPGTQVTIGPAIENGFYYDFAREEPFKPEDLEGIERRMHEIVTRNEAFIRQVMPRDEAIQYFEKIGEHYKAELIRDLPETETISVYQQGPWLDLCRGPHMRTTADVGGAFKLTKVAGAYWRGDSKNAMLSRIYGTAWRDKKELDAYLTQIEEAAKRDHRRIGKEMDLFHLQEDAAGSIFWHPKGWQLYTNLQNYIQRIQRRYGYVEVRTPQLLDRSLWEASGHWEKFRENMFIATVEDEERTYALKPMNCPCHIQIFNHTLRSYRELPLRMAEFGACHRYEPSGALHGIMRVRSFVQDDAHIFCSEDQITSETALFVHMLSEVYKDLGFESFRVKFSDRPEKRAGDDSTWDKAENSLKDACKQVGVEFELNQGEGAFYGPKLEFVLRDAIGRDWQCGTLQVDYVLPERLKASYIGEDSARHRPVMLHRAIVGSFERFLGILIEQYAGSFPLWLAPVQVVVATIVNDAEDYAQEVVELLQSKGMNVELDSRNEKINAKIREHSLQHVPVILVVGRKEVEERQVAVRRLGGAAQQVLDLDEAITLLGKEATPPDYNRTPIVKQKLKLECEG, from the coding sequence ATGCTTTCTATTACTTTGCCTGATGGTTCCATTCGACAATATGAGGGAACGGTAACAGGCTTAACGATTGCACAATCGATTGGGGCAGGGCTGGCAAAAGCAGCTTTGGCAATGGAAGTTGATGGTAAGCTGGTTGATTTGTCTTTGGAAATTACAGAGGACTCATCGGTCAAGTTTGTGACCAGAAAGGATGAAGCAGCCCTTGAATTAATTCGCCATGATGCTGCACATATTTTGGCTCAGGCTGTACAAGAGCTTTATCCTGGAACACAAGTAACTATTGGACCAGCCATTGAAAATGGTTTTTATTATGATTTCGCACGAGAAGAACCCTTCAAACCAGAAGATTTAGAAGGTATCGAGCGCCGTATGCATGAAATTGTAACGCGTAACGAGGCTTTTATTCGTCAAGTTATGCCCCGTGATGAAGCTATTCAGTATTTTGAAAAAATTGGTGAGCATTATAAAGCAGAGTTGATTCGCGATCTTCCAGAAACAGAAACAATTTCTGTTTATCAGCAAGGACCATGGTTAGACCTATGCCGTGGTCCACATATGCGTACGACGGCGGATGTTGGTGGTGCGTTTAAATTAACCAAGGTTGCGGGTGCTTATTGGCGTGGGGATTCTAAAAATGCGATGTTGTCTCGTATTTATGGTACGGCATGGCGTGATAAAAAAGAACTGGATGCTTATTTAACCCAAATTGAAGAGGCTGCAAAACGGGATCATCGTCGTATTGGCAAAGAAATGGACTTATTTCATTTGCAAGAGGATGCGGCGGGCTCCATTTTTTGGCATCCAAAAGGATGGCAGCTTTATACGAATCTACAAAATTATATTCAAAGAATCCAACGCCGTTATGGGTATGTAGAGGTTCGTACTCCACAACTTTTAGATCGTTCTTTGTGGGAAGCCTCTGGTCACTGGGAAAAATTCAGAGAGAATATGTTCATTGCTACAGTTGAAGATGAAGAACGTACATATGCATTGAAACCAATGAACTGTCCTTGTCATATCCAGATTTTTAATCATACGTTGCGTTCCTATCGTGAATTACCATTGCGTATGGCTGAATTTGGTGCATGTCATCGTTATGAGCCTTCTGGTGCGTTGCATGGGATTATGCGGGTTCGCTCTTTTGTCCAAGATGACGCGCATATTTTCTGTAGTGAAGATCAAATTACTTCTGAAACAGCTTTGTTTGTGCATATGTTATCTGAAGTTTATAAAGATCTTGGGTTTGAAAGTTTTCGCGTTAAATTCTCTGATCGTCCTGAAAAGCGTGCTGGGGACGATTCTACTTGGGATAAAGCCGAAAATAGTTTGAAAGATGCATGTAAACAGGTTGGCGTTGAATTCGAATTGAATCAAGGAGAGGGAGCTTTTTATGGTCCAAAACTCGAATTTGTTTTACGGGATGCTATTGGTCGTGATTGGCAATGTGGTACATTGCAAGTAGATTACGTTCTGCCTGAACGCTTAAAAGCCTCTTATATTGGTGAAGATAGCGCCAGACATCGCCCTGTTATGTTACATCGTGCGATTGTTGGATCATTTGAAAGATTCTTGGGTATTTTGATTGAACAATATGCGGGGTCTTTTCCTTTGTGGTTGGCACCAGTCCAAGTTGTGGTTGCAACCATTGTGAATGATGCCGAAGACTATGCTCAAGAAGTGGTTGAGTTGCTCCAATCAAAGGGAATGAATGTAGAGCTTGATTCCAGAAATGAGAAAATTAATGCAAAAATTCGTGAACACAGCCTGCAACATGTGCCAGTTATCTTGGTTGTTGGACGTAAAGAGGTTGAAGAGCGTCAAGTCGCTGTTCGTAGGTTAGGCGGTGCAGCTCAGCAAGTTCTTGATTTAGATGAAGCAATCACGCTTTTGGGTAAAGAAGCAACACCTCCAGATTATAATCGTACTCCGATTGTAAAACAAAAGCTAAAACTTGAATGTGAAGGCTAG
- a CDS encoding glycosyltransferase family 9 protein — translation MTKRPLKILVIRLGALGDFMQSFHPFAAIRQHHQHDEITLLTTAPFVELAQHSPWFDRVIIDDKPHLLNLVGWLKLKQKLQGYDFVYDLQTSRRSSRYFKWAGRPKWSGIAKGASHFHDNPKRNDMHTIDRQHDQLLKTGLTDFPHPDLSWLLSESIEMPKPYVILIPGCSVKRPEKKWPIEYYGQIAQYLMEKGLQPVIVGGQSEENMVAVIKEHCPQIISLIGQTSLLQLGAVMKHAEFALGNDTGPMHLAAMVGCPCVVLFSSGSDPSLTAPRGDDVKIIYQENLKDLSVKRVAQELKWVH, via the coding sequence ATGACCAAAAGACCCTTGAAGATTTTGGTGATACGTTTGGGTGCTTTGGGCGATTTTATGCAAAGTTTCCATCCTTTTGCGGCTATTCGTCAACATCACCAGCACGATGAAATTACATTATTGACGACAGCCCCTTTTGTAGAGTTGGCACAGCATAGCCCTTGGTTTGATCGTGTTATCATTGATGATAAACCTCATTTATTGAATTTGGTTGGATGGTTGAAATTAAAGCAAAAGTTACAAGGTTATGATTTCGTATATGATTTGCAAACCTCTAGACGTTCCAGCAGATATTTCAAATGGGCGGGAAGGCCAAAATGGTCTGGAATTGCTAAGGGTGCTTCTCATTTTCATGATAATCCCAAACGAAATGATATGCATACCATTGACCGTCAACATGATCAGTTGTTAAAAACAGGACTTACTGATTTTCCACATCCTGATTTATCGTGGTTATTGTCAGAGTCTATTGAAATGCCTAAACCTTATGTTATCTTGATTCCTGGTTGTTCTGTGAAACGTCCTGAAAAAAAATGGCCTATTGAATATTATGGTCAGATTGCACAATATTTAATGGAAAAGGGTTTGCAACCTGTGATTGTTGGTGGGCAATCAGAGGAAAATATGGTTGCAGTTATAAAAGAGCATTGCCCCCAAATAATTAGTTTAATTGGGCAAACAAGTTTGTTACAATTAGGCGCTGTTATGAAGCATGCTGAATTTGCATTGGGTAATGATACAGGTCCGATGCATTTGGCTGCGATGGTAGGGTGTCCTTGTGTAGTATTGTTCTCATCAGGCAGTGATCCGTCTTTAACTGCTCCTCGTGGGGATGATGTAAAAATAATATATCAGGAAAATTTAAAAGATCTTTCTGTAAAAAGGGTTGCACAAGAGCTGAAGTGGGTTCATTAG